In a single window of the Cucurbita pepo subsp. pepo cultivar mu-cu-16 chromosome LG18, ASM280686v2, whole genome shotgun sequence genome:
- the LOC111779626 gene encoding uncharacterized protein LOC111779626, which yields MAESGSETEMERVKEGHGGGQQLLQTLYSELDKEREASATAASEALSMILRLQGEKAALKMEASQYQRMAEEKLCHTQEYLAGFEDMIYQKEMEIASLEFQVQAYRYKLLSLDCPDLGSCEPRFADKFLLQNKDLVTNGVSNGEIGVSGYVRRAKSLPLTQLDELYYRKSVAEMERFEILTPDSCPSIVERSNCCSSKPIEMLDEQIKEISDSKGSGEDRSKSLNGGSVVSHSRIQDHPDVVSPKSCGLSTVQDIFEIPEANQACQTRIQPQEKSIFEGENRLGKPDPVLIEPFKQHHKDVEQTRTKKASSCKSQKNKSSKARKVKAVGSSTIPVQEQIDEIVAESQPFQQLCRATYQLEQNIDSIRQEISTAKVEEMKLLKEIQEQLNSIQSEMRSLKTEQRPEPDNAMFDLLQEAMVYFWF from the exons ATGGCGGAAAGTGGTTCAGAAACTGAGATGGAACGTGTAAAAGAAGGGCATGGAGGTGGTCAACAGCTCCTACAGACGCTTTATTCAGAGCTTGATAAAGAACGAGAAGCCTCAGCCACTGCAGCAAGTGAAGCCCTATCGATGATTCTGCGTTTGCAAGGAGAAAAGGCTGCTTTGAAGATGGAAGCAAGTCAATATCAAAGAATGGCAGAGGAGAAGCTTTGCCATACTCAAGAGTATCTTGCTGGTTTTGAAGATATGATATAtcaaaaagaaatggaaatcgCTTCTCTTGAATTTCAAGTGCAGGCTTATAGGTACAAACTCTTGAGCTTGGATTGCCCTGATTTGGGTTCTTGTGAACCCAGATTTGCTGATAAGTTCTTGCTTCAAAACAAGGATTTGGTCACTAATGGAGTCAGTAATGGAGAAATTGGTGTAAGTGGCTATGTGAGAAGAGCAAAGTCTCTGCCTCTGACTCAACTTGATGAATTGTATTATAGAAAATCTGTTGCAGAAAtggagagatttgagattctTACACCGGATAGCTGCCCGAGTATCGTGGAACGTTCGAACTGCTGTTCGTCGAAACCGATCGAGATGTTAgatgaacaaataaaagagATATCTGATTCTAAAGGGAGTGGTGAAGATAGATCCAAAAGTTTGAATGGTGGGAGTGTTGTTAGCCATTCAAGGATTCAAGATCATCCTGATGTTGTAAGCCCCAAAAGTTGTGGTTTGTCAACTGTTCAAGATATTTTCGAGATCCCAGAGGCGAACCAAGCTTGTCAAACTCGGATCCAACCACAGGAGAAGTCGATTTTCGAAGGCGAAAATCGACTAGGAAAGCCAGACCCAGTACTGATTGAACCATTCAAACAGCACCATAAAGATGTGGAGCAAACCAGAACAAAGAAAGCTTCTAGTTGCAAAAGCCAGAAGAACAAATCATCAAAAGCAAGGAAAGTAAAAGCTGTAGGTTCCAGTACGATTCCTGTTCAGGAACAAATCGACGAAATCGTTGCTGAATCTCAACCTTTTCAGCAACTTTGTCGTGCAACGTATCAGCTCGAACAGAATATAGACAGTATAAGACAAGAGATTAGTACTGCAAAGGTGGAAGAGATGAAACTGCTGAAGGAGATACAAGAACAGCTGAATTCTATTCAATCTGAGATGAGAAGTTTGAAAACCGAGCAGCGCCCGGAACCGGATAACGCGATGTTCGACCTTCTGCAAGAG GCAATGGTGTACTTCTGGTTTTGA
- the LOC111780546 gene encoding putative leucine-rich repeat receptor-like serine/threonine-protein kinase At2g24130 yields MGVLCELPFLCFIFLLFNGAFGSLEDDHHNRAALLAFKNGVSSDPKDHLQNWSLDSKLHLCNWTGIECNNRTHQVVSIVLSGTSIGGTVSPFLSNLSSLMILDLSENFFEGQIPKELGSLVHLQQLDLKGNLLTGKIPTELQNLNQLEYLNLGGNRLEGQIPELLFCNGSSSPLRYIDLSNNSLSGNIPLNDGCELKDLVKFLLWSNKLEGRVPAALLNSTKLKWLDLGSNKLSGELPVMNMPSLVYVYLSDNEFISHDGNSNLEPFFASFFNSSKLQEISLASNHLGGEIPSIIGDLHVNLSELHLSDNLIHGSIPPSILNLTNLTVLNLSGNVLNGTIPFEVGRLRKLVNIHLSRNLLSGEIPSSLGEIQPLSYIDFSSNELSGSVPETLANLSQLRQLWLYGNKLSGTIPPSLGKCTNLDFLDLSSNQISGVIPSEIAVRTMKFYMNLSRNHLHGPLPWELSKMDMVLAIDLSSNNLSGPIPSQLGNCIALEHLNLSFNSFDGSLPVSIGQMPYLQTLDVSFNQLIGNIPDSIQTSSTLKQLNLSFNRFSGRVPNNGVFSWLTLSSFLGNNGLCGSIKGLPKCRERHKLYKLLPILLCSLAVFVLFITGIVFVFRPKTRMNRFGLNRRGSKEYEQQTTDWKEVEYPRISYRQLVDATDGFSSSSLVGTGRFGEVYKGILPDKTMIAVKVLKPIRTAGDVSGSFKRECQVLKRTRHRNLIRIITTCSRPDFNALVLPLMSNGSLESYLYPNGLGLSIHKLDLVEMVRICSDVAEGVAYLHHHSPVRVVHCDIKPSNILLDDDMTAVVTDFGISRLIIGGGEANNLSPYGNESTSFSSTHGLLCGSVGYIAPEYGIGERPSTEGDVFSFGVLLLEVVTGKRPTDHHFQQGSGLHEWVKSHYPHKLEDIANEAMKRYDLPRPNVTEQSPKLQCQILFELIELGIMCTQYTPSSRPSMVDVAHEMTRLKEHLSNSLSLWIPEPGPNKHEGC; encoded by the exons ATGGGGGTTCTGTGCGAGCTCCCTTTTCTgtgcttcatttttcttctcttcaatggAGCATTTGGCAGCCTTGAAGATGACCACCACAACAGAGCGGCATTGCTTGCTTTCAAAAATGGGGTTTCCTCTGACCCAAAAGACCATCTTCAAAATTGGAGTTTAGATTCaaagcttcatttgtgtaactGGACGGGGATTGAGTGCAACAATCGCACCCACCAAGTTGTTTCCATTGTTCTTTCTGGTACCTCGATTGGAGGCACCGTTTCTCCATTTCTATCCAATCTTTCTTCCTTGATGATTCTTGATTTATCTGAGAATTTCTTTGAAGGTCAAATCCCCAAGGAATTGGGTTCTCTGGTTCATCTTCAGCAACTGGACTTGAAAGGGAATTTACTCACAGGAAAAATCCCCACAGAGCTTCAAAATCTTAACCAATTGGAGTATCTTAATTTGGGTGGCAACAGGCTTGAAGGGCAGATTCCTGAGCTGCTGTTCTGTAATGGGTCGAGCTCTCCATTGAGGTATATTGACCTGTCGAACAATTCTTTAAGTGGGAACATACCTTTGAACGATGGGTGTGAGCTGAAAGATTTGGTGAAGTTTCTGCTATGGTCTAACAAGCTGGAGGGTCGTGTTCCAGCAGCTCTTTTGAACTCAACGAAGTTGAAATGGCTGGATTTGGGGTCAAATAAGCTGAGTGGGGAGTTGCCTGTTATGAACATGCCATCTTTGGTGTATGTTTACTTGTCTGATAATGAATTTATCAGCCATGATGGGAACTCAAATCTTGAGCCGttttttgcttctttcttcaattcttcaaaGCTTCAAGAGATTAGTTTAGCTAGCAATCATCTTGGTGGAGAAATTCCTTCTATTATTGGTGATCTCCATGTCAATCTCTCAGAGCTTCATTTGAGTGATAATCTCATCCATGGCTCAATTCCTCCTTCCATTTTAAACCTCACAAACCTTACTGTTTTGAACTTGTCTGGTAATGTTTTGAATGGAACCATTCCTTTTGAGGTTGGAAGATTAAGGAAGCTTGTTAATATTCACCTCTCCAGGAATTTACTCTCTGGTGAAATCCCATCTTCTCTTGGTGAGATTCAGCCTCTGAGttatattgatttttcaaGCAACGAGCTGTCTGGTTCTGTTCCTGAAACCTTGGCTAATCTTTCACAGTTGAGACAGCTATGGCTTTATGGAAACAAGCTCTCAGGAACAATCCCACCAAGTTTGGGAAAATGTACCAATTTAGATTTCTTAGATCTTTCCAGCAATCAGATTTCTGGTGTTATTCCTAGTGAAATTGCTGTGAGGACCATGAAGTTTTATATGAACCTGTCAAGAAACCATTTACATGGACCATTGCCATGGGAGCTTAGCAAAATGGACATGGTGCTTGCCATTGACTTGTCCTCCAACAATCTCTCTGGCCCAATTCCATCCCAGCTTGGGAACTGCATAGCACTGGAGCACCTCAATTTGTCTTTCAACTCCTTTGATGGGTCTTTACCAGTTTCCATTGGCCAAATGCCTTATCTTCAAACGCTTGATGTTTCTTTCAACCAATTGATTGGAAACATTCCCGACAGTATTCAGACATCTTCAACTCTCAAGCAGCTCAACTTGTCTTTTAACAGATTTTCAGGTCGAGTTCCAAACAATGGGGTGTTTTCATGGCTGACATTGTCTTCTTTCCTTGGTAATAATGGTCTTTGTGGCTCAATCAAAGGCTTGCCCAAGTGTAGGGAAAGACATAAGCTCTATAAGTTGCTGCCAATTCTGTTGTGTTCTTTGGCAGTTTTTGTACTTTTCATTACTGGGATTGTCTTCGTATTCCGGCCGAAAACGAGAATGAATCGTTTCGGTTTGAATCGGAGGGGTTCGAAAGAATATGAACAACAAACTACAGATTGGAAGGAGGTGGAATATCCAAGAATCTCGTACAGACAACTGGTGGATGCTACTGATGGATTCAGCTCTTCCAGCTTGGTTGGGACAGGAAGATTTGGGGAAGTCTACAAAGGAATTCTACCGGACAAGACAATGATTGCTGTCAAAGTTTTGAAGCCAATAAGAACAGCAGGTGATGTCTCAGGAAGCTTTAAAAGAGAATGTCAAGTGCTGAAAAGAACAAGGCATAGAAATTTGATCAGGATTATAACCACTTGTAGCAGACCAGATTTCAATGCTCTTGTTCTTCCATTGATGTCAAATGGGAGCTTGGAAAGCTATCTGTATCCTAATGGGTTAGGATTGAGTATTCATAAGCTAGATTTGGTTGAAATGGTGAGGATTTGCAGTGATGTGGCTGAAGGTGTGGCCTATCTGCATCATCACTCACCGGTTAGAGTGGTGCATTGTGATATTAAACCAAGCAACATTCTTCTTGACGATGACATGACTGCTGTGGTCACTGATTTTGGAATTTCAAGACTGATCATTGGAGGAGGAGAAGCTAACAATCTTTCTCCTTATGGAAACGAGTCAACTTCCTTCAGTTCAACTCATGGTTTGTTATGTGGGTCTGTTGGCTACATAGCTCCAG AATATGGAATAGGAGAACGTCCATCAACTGAAGGAGATGTGTTTAGTTTTGGAGTTCTTCTATTAGAAGTTGTGACAGGAAAGCGTCCAACTGATCATCATTTCCAACAAGGTTCAGGCCTACATGAATGGGTAAAAAGCCACTACCCTCACAAGCTTGAGGACATAGCCAACGAAGCAATGAAAAGATACGACCTTCCAAGGCCAAACGTTACAGAACAATCTCCCAAACTGCAATGCCAAATTCTATTCGAGTTGATCGAGCTTGGTATCATGTGCACACAGTACACTCCATCGTCCAGGCCAAGCATGGTCGACGTAGCTCACGAAATGACACGTTTAAAGGAGCATCTCTCAAACTCTTTATCATTATGGATTCCAGAACCTGGTCCTAACAAACATGAAGGTTGCTGA